In the Canis lupus dingo isolate Sandy chromosome 36, ASM325472v2, whole genome shotgun sequence genome, one interval contains:
- the LOC125754447 gene encoding skin secretory protein xP2-like codes for MVSGAPCSGAPRRRRCSGLPGARCSATRPEWPARLPPRSAPAPAPRAGQEPGPFLPGPAARAELPKIPQLLAEGRSGSAALKQFEQLEPTRLPTRPGRRYRAAPPSRAAAEPCPALSPREPESGASPAAGLKVGPGPCAARAALSPSAPPPRPARGRASGTRTGRSGRAARGARARGDPERPPRAPTRCPPARPGSPRASGEAPLGGTVVSTAQQEISAPAPTPARSVADPALDFRNENKDDPGYKIVCVVWTRLAETMCPGKEMESCSPK; via the exons ATGGTGAGCGGGGCCCCGTGCTCTGGCGCTCCCCGACGGCGGCGCTGCTCCGGGCTCCCCGGCGCTCGCTGCTCCGCGACGCGGCCCGAGTGGCCAGCCCGGCTGCCGCCccgctccgcccccgcccccgccccgagggCGGGGCAAGAGCCCGGGCCCTTCCTTCCCGGGCCGGCGGCGCGGGCCGAGCTTCCGAAaatccccc AGCTGTTGGCCGAAGGTCGCTCGGGTTCGGCCGCTTTGAAACAGTTTGAACAGTTGGAGCCAACACGCCTGCCGACCCGGCCGGGGCGCCGCTACCGGGCTGCGCCCCCGAGCCGCGCGGCCGCGGAACCCTGCCCCGCCTTATCTCCCCGCGAGCCCGAGAGCGGCGCCAGCCCTGCGGCCGGGCTGAAGGTTGGCCCCGGGCCCTGCGCCGCGCGAGCCGCCCTCTcgccctccgcgccccccccccgccccgcccggggccGGGCCAGCGGGACTCGCACGGGGCGAAGCGGGCGGGCCGCGCGGGGAGCTCGTGCTCGCGGTGACCCTGAACGCCCTCCGCGCGCTCCCACGCGCTGCCCTCCGGCCCGGCCCGGGTCGCCGCGCGCAAGCGGGGAGGCCCCTCTGGGTGGGACAGTGGTCAGCACTGCCCAGCAAGAGatctccgcccccgcccccacccccgccaggaGCGTCGCGGACCCAGCTTtggattttagaaatgaaaataaagacgACCCAGGTTACAAAATCGTTTGTGTAGTATGGACCCGTCTTGCGGAAACGATGTGTCcgggaaaagaaatggaaagttgTTCACCAAAATAG